One window of Helicobacter winghamensis ATCC BAA-430 genomic DNA carries:
- a CDS encoding glycosyltransferase family 2 protein encodes MNILIPAAGAGSRFAKEGYEKPKPFIDVLGKPMIVRVLENLNVDNAHYIIILQKTHLEQEKELCNKISKDYNVSFVSVESLTEGTACSVLYARELINNNTPLMIANSDQIIDIDINEYINDCKNRNLDGSILCFKDKEKSPKWSFVRMNGELITEVKEKEVISDIATVGIYLFSKGSLFMDSAIDMIARNERVNNEFYTAPTYNYAIKNGARIGCFLMEFEQMHGIGTPTDLEKYIKESE; translated from the coding sequence ATAAATATTTTGATACCAGCAGCAGGTGCTGGAAGTCGCTTTGCTAAAGAGGGATATGAAAAACCAAAACCATTTATAGATGTGCTAGGTAAGCCTATGATTGTGAGAGTTTTAGAAAATTTAAATGTTGATAATGCACATTATATAATTATATTGCAAAAAACACACCTAGAACAAGAAAAAGAACTCTGCAACAAGATATCTAAAGATTATAATGTAAGCTTTGTTAGTGTAGAGTCATTAACAGAAGGAACAGCCTGCTCGGTATTGTATGCAAGGGAACTAATCAATAATAACACGCCACTAATGATAGCAAATTCTGATCAAATCATAGATATTGATATAAATGAGTATATCAATGATTGCAAAAATCGCAATTTAGATGGCTCTATTTTATGTTTTAAAGATAAGGAAAAAAGCCCTAAATGGTCGTTTGTAAGGATGAATGGGGAATTAATCACTGAAGTAAAAGAAAAAGAAGTTATCTCTGATATTGCCACAGTAGGCATTTATCTATTTTCTAAAGGAAGCTTGTTTATGGATTCGGCTATAGATATGATAGCGAGAAATGAGCGCGTTAATAATGAGTTTTATACAGCACCAACATATAATTATGCTATAAAAAATGGTGCTAGAATTGGTTGCTTTTTGATGGAATTTGAGCAAATGCACGGCATTGGAACGCCTACGGATTTAGAAAAATATATTAAGGAGAGTGAATAA
- a CDS encoding nuclear transport factor 2 family protein, with product MLKQLTQDYIENFNAKDLEALSKMFADKFALEDPVVKRLESKDKCLKAVSDIFTSYEKLSFSAKNIYVDNKTSFIEFILILDNTRLEGVDIIEWDENNKISELRAYLYEVANG from the coding sequence ATGCTTAAACAATTAACGCAAGATTATATTGAAAATTTCAATGCTAAGGATTTAGAAGCTCTAAGTAAGATGTTTGCCGATAAATTCGCATTAGAAGATCCGGTGGTAAAGAGATTAGAGAGTAAGGATAAATGCTTAAAAGCGGTCAGTGATATATTTACCAGTTATGAAAAATTAAGCTTTAGTGCTAAAAATATATATGTTGATAATAAAACTAGTTTTATAGAGTTTATATTGATTTTGGATAATACAAGATTAGAGGGTGTAGATATCATAGAGTGGGATGAAAATAATAAAATCTCAGAGCTTAGAGCATATTTGTATGAGGTGGCAAATGGCTAG
- a CDS encoding glycosyltransferase family 2 protein, which yields MINIVIPLAGKSSFFKENEIVFPKPFAEICGKTMIEMLIENYQAFKEKRFIFILKESDVREFHLDEAIKVSAGDDSKIVTIKEQTQGMACSALLAIEYIDNGEQLIIANADQFFEIDLTQAILHFKDYDAGVITFESIHPRWAYIRLDKDGNVIEALEKNPISKNAIAGFYYYRQGKDFVKASQMMVEKDVHLNGQFFISPTLNELILMDKSVGIYKIDKSLYHTFYSIEKIREYERIKNA from the coding sequence ATGATAAATATCGTAATACCATTGGCTGGAAAGAGTAGTTTTTTTAAAGAAAATGAGATTGTATTTCCTAAGCCATTTGCTGAAATTTGCGGTAAAACAATGATTGAGATGCTAATTGAGAATTATCAAGCTTTTAAAGAAAAGCGATTTATTTTTATTTTAAAAGAAAGTGATGTTAGAGAATTTCATTTAGATGAAGCCATTAAGGTTTCAGCTGGTGATGATAGTAAAATTGTAACAATTAAAGAGCAGACACAAGGAATGGCTTGTAGTGCATTATTAGCAATTGAATATATAGACAATGGTGAGCAATTAATCATTGCAAATGCAGATCAGTTTTTTGAAATAGACTTAACTCAAGCAATTTTGCATTTTAAAGATTATGATGCTGGTGTTATAACTTTTGAATCGATTCATCCAAGATGGGCATATATTAGATTAGATAAGGATGGAAATGTTATTGAAGCATTAGAAAAAAATCCTATTAGTAAGAACGCTATTGCTGGTTTTTATTATTATAGACAAGGTAAAGATTTTGTAAAAGCTAGTCAAATGATGGTAGAAAAAGATGTCCATTTAAATGGACAATTTTTTATTTCTCCAACATTGAATGAGCTTATTTTGATGGATAAAAGTGTAGGGATTTACAAAATAGATAAGAGTTTATATCACACTTTTTATAGTATTGAAAAAATTAGAGAATATGAAAGGATTAAAAATGCTTAA
- a CDS encoding HAD family hydrolase — protein MHKIKAVIFDMDGVLIEAKDWHYEALNRALKLFGLEISYAEHLTTFDGLPTKKKLEILSIDRNLPKALHNFINHMKQQYTMEIVYRSCKPRFYHQYALAKLYKEGYKMAVCSNSIFNTIDVMMQKAALNNYFDFYVSNEDVKNGKPDPEMYQKAIAKMGLKPKDCLIVEDNENGIKAARASGANVMIVKEVSDVNYENIKEHIAKFEKEEL, from the coding sequence ATGCATAAAATAAAAGCTGTAATTTTTGATATGGATGGCGTGTTAATAGAAGCAAAAGATTGGCATTATGAAGCACTCAATAGGGCTTTAAAGTTATTTGGTTTAGAGATTAGCTATGCTGAGCATTTAACAACTTTTGATGGATTGCCGACAAAAAAGAAATTAGAAATTTTATCAATAGATAGAAACTTGCCAAAAGCTCTGCATAACTTTATTAATCATATGAAACAGCAATATACAATGGAGATAGTTTATCGTTCTTGTAAGCCTAGATTTTATCATCAATATGCTCTTGCTAAATTGTATAAAGAGGGTTATAAAATGGCTGTTTGTTCAAATTCTATTTTTAATACAATTGATGTAATGATGCAAAAGGCTGCTTTGAATAATTATTTTGATTTTTATGTATCTAATGAAGATGTAAAAAATGGAAAACCAGATCCCGAAATGTATCAAAAAGCAATTGCAAAAATGGGATTAAAGCCTAAAGATTGTTTGATAGTAGAAGATAATGAAAATGGTATAAAGGCGGCTAGGGCAAGTGGGGCAAATGTTATGATAGTAAAAGAAGTTAGTGATGTCAATTATGAAAATATTAAAGAACATATTGCAAAATTTGAAAAGGAAGAGCTATGA
- a CDS encoding PI-PLC domain-containing protein — MLEKYNIQNYFVFDMSIPDALGYIKLGFNLFTRQSEYEKNPSFYNEAKGVWLDEFHSHWINEQIIKEHLNNNKQICIVSPDLHKRDYQKEWQEYKEIEVKLNGANLMLCTDKVIEARRFFNA, encoded by the coding sequence ATGCTTGAAAAATATAATATTCAAAATTATTTTGTTTTTGATATGTCTATTCCAGACGCTCTTGGTTATATTAAATTAGGTTTTAATCTATTTACTAGACAAAGTGAATATGAAAAAAATCCATCGTTTTATAATGAAGCAAAAGGTGTATGGTTAGATGAGTTTCATAGTCATTGGATTAATGAACAAATTATTAAAGAGCATTTAAATAATAATAAACAAATTTGTATTGTTTCGCCAGATCTTCATAAGAGAGATTATCAAAAAGAGTGGCAAGAGTATAAAGAGATTGAAGTTAAATTAAACGGAGCGAATTTAATGTTATGCACCGATAAAGTAATAGAAGCTAGGAGGTTTTTTAATGCATAA